In Pygocentrus nattereri isolate fPygNat1 chromosome 26, fPygNat1.pri, whole genome shotgun sequence, one genomic interval encodes:
- the LOC108440040 gene encoding zinc finger protein 385A-like isoform X1 codes for MGTPTSMVHGSHSSASGQVECGVEKPCASPALSTDRSEEGKVNTRLFCYLCKIAVNSPSQLQEHNRGTKHKTILEARSGLGPIKAYPRLYFSSNPGHSAQERTFHCEICNVRVNSEPQLKQHISSRRHRDAVAGKSNPLVGHHKSLGSAELMYTLLFHKDLSKSFNYGLLPNTMAVAAAATSSNQLALCTAGPSPHLYLPIIHTTQLNPTLLRPALRNKNRSRIYSGLGHLLLHANLIL; via the exons ATGGGTACTCCCACATCCATGGTACATGGTAGCCACAGCAGTGCCAGTGgtcaggtggagtgtggtgtgGAGAAGCCATGTGCTTCTCCAGCTCTAAGCACTGACCGGTCTGAGGAAGGCAAAGTCAACACACGGCTGTTCTGCTATCTCTGCAAAATAGCTGTTAACTCACCATCCCAGCTACAGGAACACAAcagag GCACTAAGCACAAGACCATTCTTGAGGCACGCAGTGGTCTGGGACCCATAAAGGCTTACCCACGTCTGTACTTCTCCTCTAACCCAGGCCACAGTGCTCAGGAACGCACATTTCACTGTGAGATCTGCAACGTCCGAGTAAATTCAGAACCCCAGCTCAAACAG CATATATCCAGCAGAAGACACAGGGATGCAGTAGCAGGGAAGTCAAACCCACTAGTAGGCCATCACAAGAGCCTTGGCTCAGCAGAGCTTATG TACACTCTGTTATTCCATAAGGATTTGTCCAAATCCTTCAATTATGGCCTCTTACCCAATACCATGGCAGTTGCTGCAGCAGCCACTTCATCCAATCAGCTTGCTCTCTGTACTGCTGGACCCTCCCCACACCTGTATCTCCCCATCATCCATACCACACAGTTGAATCCAACTCTCCTACGACCTGCCCTAAG GAACAAGAACAGAAGTAGGATTTATTCAGGTCTAGGCCATCTGCTGCTTCATGCTAATTTAATTTTGTAA
- the LOC108440040 gene encoding zinc finger protein 385A-like isoform X3, with the protein MGTPTSMVHGSHSSASGQVECGVEKPCASPALSTDRSEEGKVNTRLFCYLCKIAVNSPSQLQEHNRGHSAQERTFHCEICNVRVNSEPQLKQHISSRRHRDAVAGKSNPLVGHHKSLGSAELMYTLLFHKDLSKSFNYGLLPNTMAVAAAATSSNQLALCTAGPSPHLYLPIIHTTQLNPTLLRPALRNKNRSRIYSGLGHLLLHANLIL; encoded by the exons ATGGGTACTCCCACATCCATGGTACATGGTAGCCACAGCAGTGCCAGTGgtcaggtggagtgtggtgtgGAGAAGCCATGTGCTTCTCCAGCTCTAAGCACTGACCGGTCTGAGGAAGGCAAAGTCAACACACGGCTGTTCTGCTATCTCTGCAAAATAGCTGTTAACTCACCATCCCAGCTACAGGAACACAAcagag GCCACAGTGCTCAGGAACGCACATTTCACTGTGAGATCTGCAACGTCCGAGTAAATTCAGAACCCCAGCTCAAACAG CATATATCCAGCAGAAGACACAGGGATGCAGTAGCAGGGAAGTCAAACCCACTAGTAGGCCATCACAAGAGCCTTGGCTCAGCAGAGCTTATG TACACTCTGTTATTCCATAAGGATTTGTCCAAATCCTTCAATTATGGCCTCTTACCCAATACCATGGCAGTTGCTGCAGCAGCCACTTCATCCAATCAGCTTGCTCTCTGTACTGCTGGACCCTCCCCACACCTGTATCTCCCCATCATCCATACCACACAGTTGAATCCAACTCTCCTACGACCTGCCCTAAG GAACAAGAACAGAAGTAGGATTTATTCAGGTCTAGGCCATCTGCTGCTTCATGCTAATTTAATTTTGTAA
- the LOC108440040 gene encoding zinc finger protein 385A-like isoform X2, protein MGTPTSMVHGSHSSASGQVECGVEKPCASPALSTDRSEEGKVNTRLFCYLCKIAVNSPSQLQEHNRGTKHKTILEARSGLGPIKAYPRLYFSSNPGHSAQERTFHCEICNVRVNSEPQLKQHISSRRHRDAVAGKSNPLVGHHKSLGSAELMYTLLFHKDLSKSFNYGLLPNTMAVAAAATSSNQLALCTAGPSPHLYLPIIHTTQLNPTLLRPALRYCNWLSLICPGFPA, encoded by the exons ATGGGTACTCCCACATCCATGGTACATGGTAGCCACAGCAGTGCCAGTGgtcaggtggagtgtggtgtgGAGAAGCCATGTGCTTCTCCAGCTCTAAGCACTGACCGGTCTGAGGAAGGCAAAGTCAACACACGGCTGTTCTGCTATCTCTGCAAAATAGCTGTTAACTCACCATCCCAGCTACAGGAACACAAcagag GCACTAAGCACAAGACCATTCTTGAGGCACGCAGTGGTCTGGGACCCATAAAGGCTTACCCACGTCTGTACTTCTCCTCTAACCCAGGCCACAGTGCTCAGGAACGCACATTTCACTGTGAGATCTGCAACGTCCGAGTAAATTCAGAACCCCAGCTCAAACAG CATATATCCAGCAGAAGACACAGGGATGCAGTAGCAGGGAAGTCAAACCCACTAGTAGGCCATCACAAGAGCCTTGGCTCAGCAGAGCTTATG TACACTCTGTTATTCCATAAGGATTTGTCCAAATCCTTCAATTATGGCCTCTTACCCAATACCATGGCAGTTGCTGCAGCAGCCACTTCATCCAATCAGCTTGCTCTCTGTACTGCTGGACCCTCCCCACACCTGTATCTCCCCATCATCCATACCACACAGTTGAATCCAACTCTCCTACGACCTGCCCTAAG ATACTGTAACTGGCTCAGTCTCATCTGTCCAGGATTTCCTgcttag
- the LOC108440065 gene encoding serine protease 27-like, whose translation MWRSECVVLVLVLCVRGSLAQQNVCGRPPLNPRIVGGQAASPGAWPWQVSLQRSAFGHFCGGSLINKDWVMTAAHCFSSTNVAGLEVHLGKQTLEGSNHHQVIRRVTQVIRHPKYDSNTNDNDITLLRMDASVTFTNYIMPVCLAATGSTFPAGTKSWITGWGDIASGVPLPYPEELQEAQVPIVDRKQCDKQLGPETVTNNMICAGLRQGGKDTCQGDSGGPMVNKKGTVWIQSGITSFGYGCAEPNSPGVYTLVSQYQGWISNIVKQNLPGFIKFTPAR comes from the exons ATGTGGAGGTCAGAGTGTGTGGTCTTGGTCCTCGTCTTGTGTGTGAGAG GGTCTCTTGCACAGCAGAATG tATGTGGTCGCCCACCGTTAAACCCTCGTATTGTGGGTGGGCAGGCTGCATCTCCAGGGGCCTGGCCGTGGCAGGTTAGTTTACAGAGATCTGCTTTTGGCCATTTCTGTGGAGGATCCCTTATCAACAAAGACTGGGTTATGACAGCAGCACACTGTTTCTCCAG CACGAACGTTGCTGGTTTGGAAGTACACTTGGGGAAACAGACTCTGGAGGGCTCTAACCATCATCaggtcatcaggagggtcacACAGGTGATTCGTCACCCCAAATATGATAGCAACACCAACGACAACGACATCACCCTGCTGCGCATGGACGCATCTGTCACCTTCACCAACTACATCATGCCTGTGTGCCTGGCTGCCACGGGCAGCACCTTCCCTGCTGGCACCAAAAGCTGGATAACAGGCTGGGGAGATATCGCTTCTGGAG tgccATTGCCTTATCCTGAAGAGCTACAGGAAGCACAAGTGCCCATCGTTGATAGAAAGCAATGTGATAAACAACTGGGCCCTGAAACTGTGACCAATAACATGATCTGTGCTGGATTAAGACAAGGAGGCAAAGACACCTGCCAG GGGGACTCTGGAGGCCCCATGGTGAATAAGAAGGGTACAGTCTGGATTCAATCTGGTATCACTAGCTTTGGTTATGGCTGTGCTGAGCCCAACTCGCCTGGTGTCTACACTCTGGTGTCTCAGTACCAAGGCTGGATTTCCAACATTGTCAAACAAAACCTGCCTGGATTCATCAAGTTTACACCTGCACGTTAA